A single window of Halococcus saccharolyticus DSM 5350 DNA harbors:
- a CDS encoding phage/plasmid primase, P4 family, whose translation MTAYEYAPELKERDRWICWRYEKQDGERTDSPIAPYDSTTYASVSAPETWGSYEVTVKYHNSSDTNTDGVAYVLGPDDPVAIADLLGCTDPESPNTEKWALDIMMDLPSYTEVLPTESDLRVFVLGSVPEGRSRQEQERTLDALDGCSRGPAVELYDEGEYVRFTGNSLEAVPESVEEHQGGLNEVYAEYIAGNSENKITGTSTQGSTGVPTQLTPKNVVKAAGKNPNENDLGNLSDRMKAGAIWKLIERSDSIHLCVRRDNAALLAFDDGIWKPEAKRTLRHAARRALGSIHYGKHIVSELEEQAKSDPDSEVKPEDLGLETSYVAVENGLLDLEAAANGDENAVRELRPENYALTRLPVEYDPTAEYDEWADLVEEWAEDGKVDALQEYVGYCLHIGDLPIHRALMLVGSGANGKGTFLAVVRALLGPENTSSVELQTLASERDAVADMYGSLANIDDDLSARKLNAGLGTFKKLVAGDRVRARRLYEDAFEYKAMGKHLYAANEVPQVDVPDDDEAFWRRWLLIEFPNHYPPSERDPELRDRLSESESLSGVLNWAIEGWNRLRDQEYFTNEEQLAHDKRRRWQAWGDSVDEFISECVENDPNAERLTTGEAHQQYQAWCRENNRNTVGQRQFTNTLKNEDVGYGKHRIDGTSTLGYDELGLSDIGTELDGGTEDSNRGMSF comes from the coding sequence ATGACTGCATACGAGTACGCTCCGGAACTCAAGGAACGAGACCGATGGATCTGCTGGCGGTACGAGAAGCAAGACGGCGAACGGACGGACTCGCCGATAGCTCCGTACGACAGCACAACGTACGCGAGCGTTTCTGCCCCGGAGACATGGGGAAGTTACGAGGTAACGGTCAAGTATCATAATAGTAGTGACACGAACACCGATGGAGTCGCATACGTTCTCGGCCCCGACGATCCCGTTGCAATTGCGGATCTCCTGGGCTGCACTGATCCCGAGTCGCCAAACACCGAGAAATGGGCGCTGGACATAATGATGGATCTCCCCAGCTACACCGAGGTACTACCGACGGAGTCGGATCTTCGTGTGTTTGTGCTCGGATCTGTGCCCGAAGGTCGCAGTCGTCAGGAGCAGGAGCGAACCCTTGACGCCCTTGACGGCTGTTCGAGGGGTCCCGCAGTCGAATTATACGACGAGGGTGAATATGTACGGTTCACGGGTAATTCTCTCGAAGCCGTCCCTGAATCGGTCGAAGAGCACCAAGGTGGCCTCAACGAAGTATACGCCGAATACATTGCTGGAAATAGTGAGAACAAAATAACAGGTACCTCAACGCAGGGCAGCACGGGAGTCCCCACCCAACTCACCCCGAAAAACGTCGTGAAGGCCGCAGGTAAAAACCCGAACGAAAACGACCTTGGCAACCTCTCCGATCGAATGAAGGCAGGGGCGATATGGAAGCTGATCGAACGCTCCGACAGCATTCACCTCTGCGTACGTCGTGACAACGCCGCTCTGTTGGCGTTCGACGACGGTATCTGGAAGCCTGAAGCCAAACGTACACTCCGGCACGCCGCACGTCGGGCTCTGGGTTCTATTCACTACGGGAAACATATCGTCTCCGAATTGGAAGAGCAAGCGAAGAGCGATCCTGACTCTGAGGTCAAGCCCGAGGATCTCGGCCTCGAAACTAGCTACGTAGCTGTCGAGAATGGCTTGCTTGATCTCGAAGCGGCTGCCAACGGAGACGAGAATGCAGTCCGCGAACTCCGTCCTGAGAACTATGCGCTCACTCGATTGCCGGTTGAGTATGATCCGACCGCCGAATATGACGAGTGGGCTGATCTCGTCGAGGAGTGGGCGGAGGATGGCAAAGTCGACGCGCTGCAGGAGTATGTCGGATACTGCCTGCATATCGGTGATCTGCCGATCCATCGCGCCTTGATGCTTGTTGGCTCTGGGGCGAACGGAAAGGGAACGTTCCTGGCGGTCGTTCGCGCATTACTCGGTCCGGAAAATACGTCGTCAGTCGAACTACAGACGCTCGCCAGCGAACGAGACGCAGTAGCTGACATGTATGGTTCACTCGCTAACATCGATGATGACCTCTCTGCCCGAAAACTCAACGCCGGGCTAGGAACGTTCAAGAAGCTCGTCGCTGGGGATCGTGTGCGGGCACGGAGACTCTACGAGGATGCGTTCGAGTACAAAGCCATGGGGAAGCACCTCTATGCCGCGAACGAGGTCCCCCAAGTCGACGTTCCCGACGATGACGAAGCGTTTTGGCGGCGGTGGCTCCTCATCGAATTCCCGAACCATTATCCACCAAGTGAGCGGGACCCCGAACTCCGTGACCGTCTCAGCGAATCGGAGAGCCTTTCGGGTGTCCTCAACTGGGCGATTGAGGGATGGAATCGGCTACGTGATCAGGAGTATTTCACCAATGAGGAACAGCTCGCTCACGACAAACGCCGGCGCTGGCAAGCATGGGGCGACTCCGTCGACGAGTTCATCAGCGAGTGTGTCGAGAACGATCCCAACGCCGAGCGGCTCACGACCGGTGAAGCGCACCAGCAATACCAAGCATGGTGCCGCGAGAATAACAGGAACACAGTGGGACAGCGGCAGTTCACGAACACGCTCAAGAACGAAGACGTTGGGTACGGAAAGCACCGGATCGACGGGACCTCCACCCTTGGCTATGACGAACTCGGACTATCCGACATCGGCACAGAACTCGACGGTGGGACCGAGGACTCAAACCGAGGGATGAGCTTCTAA